From a region of the Stenotrophomonas sp. BIO128-Bstrain genome:
- a CDS encoding cation diffusion facilitator family transporter: MDTAREQRVLKFSIGVTMAVSAIGFIGGLLVGSQAILFDGVYSLVDVALTLVALSVLRLVAREESPRFQYGYWHLEPMVEALGGAILSLACIYALANSVIGLTTGGHEVKAGPALLWAALLCVSNLAMAAFVRTRAMQLHSALLWLDVRAWLLSGMMSLAVVLAFAIALLLRDGEHAHWIPYLDPLVLAAISVAVLPVPLRSAWKAMREVLQVAPDTLDARVQAVMKDFVAEHGYLDFTSHVAKMGRMRFVEIHILTHPETVIGNIGNVDRLRDEIAERLDARGSEFWLTIDFTADPAWT; encoded by the coding sequence ATGGATACAGCACGCGAGCAGCGGGTCCTCAAATTCTCCATCGGGGTGACGATGGCGGTCAGCGCCATCGGCTTCATCGGTGGCCTGCTGGTGGGATCGCAGGCCATCCTGTTCGATGGCGTCTACAGCCTGGTGGACGTGGCGCTGACCCTGGTGGCGCTGTCGGTACTGCGGCTGGTGGCGCGGGAAGAAAGCCCGCGCTTCCAGTATGGCTACTGGCACCTGGAGCCGATGGTGGAGGCGCTTGGCGGGGCGATCCTGTCGCTGGCCTGCATCTATGCGCTGGCCAACTCGGTGATCGGGCTGACCACGGGCGGGCATGAGGTCAAGGCCGGGCCTGCGCTGCTGTGGGCGGCCCTGCTGTGCGTGAGCAACCTGGCGATGGCGGCCTTCGTGCGCACCCGCGCGATGCAGCTGCACTCGGCGCTGCTGTGGCTGGACGTGCGGGCCTGGCTGCTCAGCGGCATGATGAGCCTGGCGGTGGTGCTGGCGTTTGCGATCGCGCTGTTGCTGCGCGATGGCGAGCATGCGCACTGGATACCCTATCTGGATCCGCTGGTGCTGGCCGCGATCAGCGTGGCGGTACTACCCGTACCGTTGCGCAGTGCATGGAAGGCCATGCGCGAAGTGCTGCAGGTGGCGCCTGATACGCTGGATGCGCGCGTGCAGGCGGTGATGAAGGACTTCGTCGCCGAGCACGGCTATCTGGATTTCACCAGCCACGTGGCCAAGATGGGCCGCATGCGATTCGTGGAGATCCACATCCTCACCCACCCGGAGACGGTGATCGGCAACATCGGCAATGTGGACCGGCTGCGTGATGAGATCGCCGAGCGCCTGGATGCGCGCGGCAGTGAGTTCTGGCTGACCATCGATTTCACCGCCGATCCGGCCTGGACCTGA
- the map gene encoding type I methionyl aminopeptidase yields MIKTAEEQALMRVSGRLLAQVFEALDTLPLEGMSTLQVNDWVERFIVDELQARPASKGQYGFGYVLNSSIDNVVCHGVPSADAILRSGSIVNLDITLEKGGYIADSSKTYLIGEVDYAAKRLVRVTREAMWKGIGVVRPGATLGDIGFAIQQHAKAHGYSVVREFCGHGIGQQMHEEPQVLHYGRRGDGLELEEGMTFTIEPMINQGRAAIDMSDDGWTVTTRDGKLSAQAEHTVLVTADGVEVLTLRTGERMPD; encoded by the coding sequence ATGATCAAGACCGCTGAAGAACAGGCGCTGATGCGGGTATCGGGGCGCCTGCTGGCCCAGGTGTTCGAAGCGCTGGACACGCTGCCGCTGGAAGGCATGAGCACGCTGCAGGTGAACGACTGGGTCGAGCGCTTCATCGTCGATGAGCTGCAGGCGCGCCCGGCGAGCAAGGGCCAGTATGGCTTCGGCTACGTGCTCAATTCGTCCATCGACAACGTGGTCTGCCATGGAGTGCCCTCGGCCGATGCCATCCTGCGCAGCGGGAGCATCGTCAATCTCGACATCACGCTGGAAAAGGGGGGGTACATCGCCGATTCCAGCAAGACCTATCTGATCGGTGAGGTCGATTACGCGGCCAAGCGGCTGGTGCGGGTGACCCGCGAGGCGATGTGGAAGGGGATCGGGGTGGTGCGCCCGGGCGCGACGCTGGGCGACATCGGTTTCGCGATCCAGCAGCATGCCAAGGCCCACGGCTACAGCGTGGTGCGCGAATTCTGCGGCCATGGCATCGGCCAGCAGATGCACGAAGAGCCGCAGGTGCTGCACTACGGCCGTCGCGGCGATGGGCTGGAACTGGAGGAGGGCATGACCTTCACCATCGAGCCGATGATCAACCAGGGCCGTGCCGCCATCGACATGAGCGACGACGGCTGGACCGTGACCACCCGTGACGGCAAGCTCTCGGCGCAGGCCGAGCACACCGTGCTGGTGACCGCCGACGGGGTGGAGGTGCTGACCTTGCGCACGGGCGAGCGGATGCCCGACTGA
- a CDS encoding ParD-like family protein, giving the protein MGIVNIDDELHDNLRRASGVSGRSINAQAGFWIKIGMLCEMNPGSTYQEIVNRELRAAGVEPGALRVAEA; this is encoded by the coding sequence ATGGGCATCGTGAACATCGACGACGAACTGCACGACAACCTGCGCCGCGCCAGCGGCGTCTCGGGCCGCTCGATCAATGCCCAGGCCGGTTTCTGGATCAAGATCGGCATGCTGTGCGAAATGAATCCCGGCTCGACCTATCAGGAGATCGTCAACCGTGAACTGCGAGCCGCAGGGGTTGAACCCGGCGCACTGCGGGTGGCCGAAGCATGA
- a CDS encoding response regulator, with amino-acid sequence MSLTVLVVDDEPIARHAVIRLLRDDPELEIVGECGDGVSAVNAIRNQSPDLVFLDIQMPAITGLDVVATIGAERMPATVFVTAYEQYAVKAFEANAVDYLVKPFSRERFAATLQRAKARLSAARGVGAQASTQILQALDALRQRDAYLQRIPVRVEEHVVLVAVDDIVWIKAARNTVEIHLVDGVHELRETMATLAARLDPRHFARVHRSAIVNVRRVKAIHPWFNGHHVVTMDTGQQLRMSRYQNEAFLKLVSTRSE; translated from the coding sequence ATGAGCCTCACCGTTCTCGTGGTCGATGATGAGCCGATCGCGCGGCATGCGGTCATCCGGTTGCTGCGCGATGATCCTGAGCTTGAGATCGTCGGTGAATGCGGCGATGGCGTATCGGCGGTCAACGCCATCCGCAACCAGTCCCCGGACCTGGTCTTCCTGGACATCCAGATGCCGGCGATCACCGGCCTGGACGTGGTTGCCACCATCGGTGCCGAGCGGATGCCGGCCACCGTGTTCGTCACCGCCTACGAGCAGTACGCCGTGAAGGCCTTCGAAGCCAATGCCGTGGACTATCTGGTCAAACCGTTCAGCCGGGAGCGCTTCGCCGCCACCCTGCAGCGGGCCAAGGCGCGGCTGTCGGCGGCACGCGGGGTGGGCGCGCAGGCCTCGACGCAGATCCTGCAGGCGCTGGACGCATTGCGGCAACGTGACGCGTATCTGCAGCGCATCCCGGTGCGCGTGGAGGAGCATGTGGTGCTGGTGGCAGTGGACGACATCGTCTGGATCAAGGCCGCGCGCAACACGGTCGAGATCCACCTGGTCGACGGCGTGCATGAGCTGCGCGAGACCATGGCCACCCTCGCTGCCCGGTTGGACCCGCGGCACTTCGCCCGCGTGCACCGCTCGGCGATCGTCAATGTGCGCCGGGTCAAGGCGATCCATCCGTGGTTCAACGGCCACCACGTCGTGACCATGGACACCGGCCAGCAGCTGCGCATGAGCCGCTATCAGAACGAGGCGTTTCTCAAGCTGGTGTCCACACGCAGCGAATGA
- the adiC gene encoding arginine/agmatine antiporter, with protein MAKAKKIGVVGATFLVAGNMMGSGVFLLPSSLAKIGTASIWGWLITTAGALLLAFVFAKLGKLAPKAGGPYAYARDWFGPYMGFQTNTIYWFANWIGNVAIPIAAVGYFSYFFPILSEPLPRCIAVLALVWALSFANVIGPSFVSKLQTVTTSFALVPILGIAIFGWFFFDPTIFKGAYNVSGESNFGAISSAAALTLWAFIGVESASVTAGVVENPEKNVARATLGGVFLAAIAYIASSSVIMGMVPNGDLQVSDAPFALAAANAVGGWGGALVSLCAFVGAAGSLGGWILLTAQSAKAASDDGLFPSIFSKTNKDDVPVKGVLIVAVLMTLAVLVTSTSKTASAQFDVITSAAVVLTLLPYIYSCVACYFVVERSHTLVHTGAFWLLTSVTVVYCLWAIFGSAGNIVQYAFLFVLFITVFYPFFSEERRRQRGQLPALDAAVRTTLS; from the coding sequence ATGGCAAAAGCGAAGAAGATCGGGGTGGTCGGTGCCACCTTCCTGGTGGCCGGCAACATGATGGGGTCGGGGGTGTTCCTGTTGCCCTCCAGCCTGGCCAAGATCGGCACGGCCTCGATCTGGGGTTGGCTGATCACCACCGCCGGCGCGCTGCTGCTGGCCTTCGTGTTTGCCAAGCTCGGCAAGCTGGCGCCCAAGGCCGGTGGTCCCTATGCCTACGCCAGGGACTGGTTCGGCCCCTACATGGGTTTCCAGACCAACACCATCTACTGGTTCGCCAACTGGATCGGCAACGTCGCCATCCCGATCGCGGCAGTCGGCTACTTCAGCTACTTCTTCCCGATCCTGTCCGAGCCGTTGCCGCGCTGCATCGCGGTGCTGGCGCTGGTCTGGGCGTTGAGCTTCGCCAACGTGATCGGCCCCTCGTTCGTGAGCAAGCTGCAGACGGTGACCACCAGCTTTGCGCTGGTGCCGATCCTGGGCATCGCGATCTTCGGCTGGTTCTTCTTCGACCCGACCATCTTCAAGGGGGCGTACAACGTTTCCGGGGAGTCCAACTTCGGCGCGATCTCCAGTGCCGCCGCGTTAACCCTGTGGGCCTTCATCGGCGTGGAATCGGCCTCGGTGACTGCCGGCGTGGTCGAGAACCCGGAGAAGAACGTGGCGCGCGCGACGCTGGGCGGCGTGTTCCTGGCTGCGATCGCCTACATCGCCAGCTCCTCGGTGATCATGGGCATGGTGCCCAATGGCGACCTGCAGGTCTCCGATGCGCCGTTCGCGCTGGCCGCGGCCAATGCGGTCGGTGGCTGGGGCGGGGCGCTGGTGAGCCTGTGCGCCTTCGTGGGCGCGGCCGGCTCGCTTGGTGGCTGGATCCTGCTGACCGCGCAGAGTGCCAAGGCGGCCTCCGATGACGGCCTGTTCCCGAGCATCTTCAGCAAGACCAACAAGGACGACGTACCGGTCAAGGGCGTGCTGATCGTGGCGGTGCTGATGACCCTGGCGGTGCTGGTCACCTCCACCTCCAAGACCGCCTCGGCCCAGTTCGATGTGATCACCTCGGCGGCGGTGGTGCTGACCCTGCTGCCGTACATCTACTCCTGCGTGGCCTGCTACTTCGTGGTCGAGCGCTCGCACACGCTGGTGCACACCGGCGCGTTCTGGCTGCTGACCAGCGTCACCGTTGTGTACTGCCTGTGGGCGATCTTCGGGTCGGCCGGCAACATCGTGCAGTACGCCTTCCTGTTCGTGCTGTTCATCACGGTGTTCTACCCGTTCTTCAGCGAGGAGCGCCGCCGCCAGCGCGGCCAGCTGCCCGCGCTCGACGCCGCCGTCCGCACGACGCTTTCGTGA
- the dsbG gene encoding thiol:disulfide interchange protein DsbG, producing the protein MKLKSSRPLGTVLAVSLLMALAGCSQAQTPSAADAAPAKGGADRPAVLKGIEKHGFEVIGEFDAPGGLRGFAGVVGGQQPAAAYVTADGKHVVVGSLFDANGEDVGAAPLEKLVAKPMSERSWKKLDESAWVRDGRADAPRVVYTFSDANCPYCHRFWEAARPWVDAGKVQLRHVMVGVIREDSPAKAAAILTAPNPSAALLENERLFDRGGIKPAASLTAEVANKLDANQVLMIELGFQGTPGILFKDAQGMVQRRSGMPQGDDMTVVLGPR; encoded by the coding sequence ATGAAGTTGAAGTCCTCGCGCCCATTGGGCACCGTGCTGGCGGTCTCGCTGTTGATGGCCCTGGCCGGGTGCAGCCAGGCGCAGACGCCCAGCGCCGCTGATGCCGCGCCGGCCAAGGGCGGTGCCGATCGCCCGGCGGTGCTGAAAGGCATCGAGAAGCACGGCTTCGAGGTGATCGGCGAGTTCGACGCGCCCGGTGGCCTGCGCGGCTTTGCCGGCGTGGTCGGTGGGCAGCAGCCCGCGGCGGCCTACGTCACGGCGGACGGAAAGCACGTCGTGGTCGGCAGCCTGTTCGATGCCAACGGCGAGGATGTGGGGGCGGCACCATTGGAAAAGCTGGTGGCCAAGCCGATGTCCGAGCGCAGCTGGAAGAAGCTGGATGAAAGCGCGTGGGTCCGTGATGGCCGCGCCGATGCGCCGCGCGTGGTCTACACCTTCAGCGATGCGAACTGCCCGTATTGCCATCGTTTCTGGGAAGCGGCGCGGCCGTGGGTTGACGCCGGCAAGGTGCAGTTGCGCCACGTGATGGTCGGCGTGATCCGTGAGGACAGTCCGGCCAAGGCGGCCGCGATCCTCACCGCGCCCAACCCCAGCGCCGCGCTGCTGGAGAACGAACGGCTGTTTGATCGCGGCGGGATCAAGCCGGCGGCTTCGCTGACCGCGGAGGTCGCCAACAAGCTCGATGCCAATCAGGTACTGATGATCGAACTGGGCTTCCAGGGTACGCCGGGTATTCTGTTCAAGGATGCCCAAGGCATGGTACAGCGCCGTTCCGGCATGCCCCAGGGCGATGACATGACCGTGGTGCTCGGCCCGCGCTGA
- a CDS encoding TlpA disulfide reductase family protein — MSSVGPVPLAVVWVLVGLAIAMLVASVVRAPAIEGVPRPRSLVVDMLLLGLLAGRAAFVIWHLGDYAQDPWGVLRIGDGGFLVWPAMVAGLGWGAWRLRRWPSLRRPVVAAALAGVLSWAVLSAGAGWLQQSRVTLPAISLTSLQGETIALADTQGTPVVVNLWASWCGPCRREMPVLARAQQRHPDIRFLFVNQGETREEVEGFIAAEQLTLDNVLLDEAALTAERLQVHAYPTTLFFDGQGRLQQIHLGELSAAGLQSKLDSL, encoded by the coding sequence ATCAGCAGTGTAGGCCCGGTACCGCTTGCGGTCGTGTGGGTGTTGGTGGGTCTGGCCATCGCGATGCTGGTGGCCAGTGTGGTGCGTGCTCCGGCCATCGAAGGCGTGCCGCGTCCGCGGTCGCTGGTGGTGGACATGCTGCTGCTGGGGCTGCTGGCCGGACGTGCGGCGTTCGTGATCTGGCACCTGGGCGACTATGCGCAGGATCCCTGGGGCGTACTGCGCATTGGCGATGGCGGCTTCCTGGTGTGGCCGGCGATGGTGGCGGGGCTGGGATGGGGCGCCTGGCGCCTGCGCCGCTGGCCGTCGCTGCGGCGGCCGGTCGTGGCCGCCGCTCTGGCCGGCGTGCTGAGCTGGGCGGTACTGTCGGCGGGTGCTGGCTGGCTGCAGCAATCGCGGGTAACGCTGCCGGCGATCAGCCTGACTTCGCTGCAGGGTGAGACGATCGCATTGGCCGACACGCAGGGCACCCCTGTGGTGGTCAATCTCTGGGCGAGCTGGTGTGGCCCCTGCCGGCGCGAGATGCCGGTGCTGGCTCGCGCGCAGCAGCGCCACCCGGACATCCGCTTCCTGTTCGTCAACCAGGGTGAGACCCGCGAAGAGGTCGAGGGTTTCATCGCCGCCGAGCAGCTGACGCTGGACAACGTGCTGCTTGACGAGGCTGCGCTCACCGCCGAGCGGCTGCAGGTACACGCCTATCCGACTACCCTGTTCTTCGACGGCCAGGGCCGGCTGCAGCAGATCCATCTGGGCGAACTCAGTGCCGCCGGCCTGCAATCCAAGCTCGACAGCCTGTAA
- a CDS encoding Orn/Lys/Arg decarboxylase N-terminal domain-containing protein: protein MYFKSLDYPIIVIDDDYESPRIGGILIRALVDELRKNDQRVLCGLTLADAQAGARTYVAASAVLISIDGTEENPEQFQRLLGFLREQTARRANLPVFLYGERRTIEKVPSKLLKFVHGYIFLFEDTKSFISRQVMRAAEDYMANLLPPFFKALIHHTAESNYSWHTPGHAGGVAFTKSPVGRAFHQFYGENTLRSDLSISVPELGSLLDHTGPIKEAENEAARNFGADHTFFVTNGTSTANKIVWHGTVGRGDVVFVDRNCHKSLLHALIMTGGVPVYFTPSRNAHGIIGPISLDQFTPESLQQAIAANPLASKAYKAGSKPRIAVVTNSTYDGLCYNAEKIAEEIGSAVDFLHFDEAWYAYAAFHPFYENHYGMAKGKPREQDAIIFTTHSTHKLLAAFSQASMIHVRNAATQALDAERFNEAFMMHTTTSPHYGVIAACDVASKMMEGAAGESLVQEMHDEAIAFRRAMLHVREDLGRDDWWFSVWQPDKLERSLAKGDAPAPMVAKRSEWYLQPDAHWHGFDGLVDDYVLIDPIKVTLLTPGLSMDGEMGQRGIPAAVLSKFLWTRGITVEKTNLYSVLFLFSMGITKGKWSTLVTELMAFKELYDSNAPLTRALPQLAAEFPIAYAGWGLRDLCDALHAFNGEFGVAEVMRAMYVDLPEPVMTPAEAYDHLVRGQIERVDIEQISGRIAGTMLVPYPPGIPTIMPGERFGASDEPIIQSLRIAREQNARFPGFESDVHGLIIDTDGDAPSYKVEVLKV, encoded by the coding sequence GTGTACTTCAAGTCCCTTGATTACCCGATCATCGTCATCGACGACGACTACGAATCCCCGCGCATCGGCGGCATCCTGATCCGTGCGCTGGTGGACGAGCTGCGCAAGAATGACCAGCGCGTGCTGTGCGGCCTGACCCTGGCCGATGCCCAGGCCGGCGCGCGCACCTACGTGGCCGCCTCGGCGGTGCTGATCTCCATCGACGGCACCGAGGAGAACCCGGAGCAGTTCCAGCGCCTGCTGGGCTTCCTGCGCGAGCAGACCGCGCGCCGCGCGAACCTGCCGGTGTTCCTGTACGGCGAGCGCCGCACCATCGAGAAGGTGCCGAGCAAGCTGCTCAAGTTCGTGCACGGCTACATCTTCCTGTTCGAAGACACCAAGAGCTTCATCTCGCGGCAGGTGATGCGGGCGGCCGAAGACTACATGGCCAATCTGCTGCCACCGTTCTTCAAGGCCCTGATCCACCACACCGCCGAGTCCAATTACTCCTGGCACACGCCTGGCCATGCCGGCGGCGTGGCGTTTACCAAATCACCGGTAGGCCGTGCGTTCCACCAGTTCTACGGCGAGAACACGCTGCGCAGCGACCTGTCGATCTCGGTGCCGGAGCTGGGCTCGCTGCTCGACCACACCGGCCCGATCAAGGAGGCCGAGAACGAGGCGGCGCGCAACTTCGGCGCCGACCACACCTTCTTCGTCACCAATGGCACCTCGACCGCCAACAAGATCGTCTGGCACGGGACCGTGGGGCGGGGCGACGTGGTCTTCGTCGACCGCAACTGCCACAAGTCGCTGCTGCACGCGCTGATCATGACCGGCGGCGTCCCGGTGTACTTCACCCCCAGCCGCAACGCGCACGGCATCATTGGCCCGATCAGCCTGGACCAGTTCACGCCCGAGTCGCTGCAGCAGGCCATCGCCGCCAACCCGCTGGCCAGCAAGGCCTACAAGGCCGGCTCCAAGCCGCGCATCGCGGTGGTCACCAATTCGACCTATGACGGGCTGTGCTACAACGCCGAAAAGATCGCCGAGGAAATCGGCAGCGCGGTCGATTTCCTGCATTTCGACGAAGCCTGGTATGCCTATGCCGCGTTCCATCCGTTCTATGAGAACCATTACGGCATGGCCAAGGGCAAGCCGCGCGAGCAGGATGCGATCATCTTCACCACGCACTCCACGCACAAGCTGCTGGCCGCGTTCTCGCAGGCCTCGATGATCCACGTGCGCAACGCCGCGACCCAGGCGCTGGATGCCGAACGCTTCAACGAAGCCTTCATGATGCACACCACCACCAGCCCGCATTACGGCGTGATCGCCGCGTGCGATGTGGCCTCCAAGATGATGGAAGGCGCCGCTGGCGAGTCGCTCGTGCAGGAGATGCACGACGAGGCGATTGCCTTCCGCCGCGCGATGCTGCATGTGCGTGAGGATCTGGGCCGCGACGACTGGTGGTTCAGCGTGTGGCAGCCGGACAAGCTGGAACGTTCGCTGGCCAAGGGCGATGCGCCGGCCCCGATGGTGGCCAAGCGCAGCGAGTGGTACCTGCAGCCGGACGCGCACTGGCATGGCTTCGATGGCCTGGTGGACGACTACGTGCTGATCGACCCGATCAAGGTGACCCTGCTCACGCCGGGGCTCTCGATGGACGGCGAGATGGGCCAGCGCGGCATTCCGGCCGCAGTGCTGAGCAAGTTCCTGTGGACCCGCGGCATCACGGTGGAGAAGACCAACCTGTACTCGGTGCTGTTCCTGTTCTCGATGGGCATCACCAAGGGCAAGTGGAGCACCCTGGTCACCGAGCTGATGGCCTTCAAGGAGCTCTACGACAGCAATGCGCCGCTGACCCGCGCACTGCCGCAGCTGGCGGCCGAGTTCCCGATCGCCTACGCCGGGTGGGGCCTGCGTGACCTCTGCGATGCGCTGCATGCCTTCAACGGCGAGTTCGGCGTGGCCGAAGTGATGCGCGCCATGTACGTGGATCTGCCCGAGCCGGTGATGACGCCCGCCGAAGCCTATGACCATCTGGTCCGCGGCCAGATCGAACGGGTCGACATCGAACAGATCAGCGGCCGCATCGCCGGCACCATGCTGGTGCCGTACCCGCCGGGCATCCCGACCATCATGCCGGGCGAGCGATTCGGCGCCAGCGATGAGCCGATCATCCAGTCGCTGCGGATCGCCCGTGAGCAGAACGCGCGCTTCCCGGGCTTCGAGTCGGATGTGCACGGGCTTATCATCGACACCGACGGCGATGCGCCGAGCTACAAGGTGGAGGTGCTGAAGGTCTGA
- a CDS encoding DcaP family trimeric outer membrane transporter has product MRLSVLTVACAAALAAAPVYAQDSAAALRQDIQTLRQTLEQMEKRLQAIESGQPPPASPAITTATASGTGVTPAPLPAPLTAQAQVPGMGQAILPQRDSVADPSSAASRPDSAAGPTDPELKGFFAIPNTDTLIRIGGYAKLDAIADSRAAGDQEQFVTSSIPVGSAHGDVSNFTLHAKQTRFSFEARRPTTHGNLRFYLENDFFGSSDSYQFRLRHAYGQLGNTYAGYGYSTFMDADSLPDTLDFAGPGGAGYLLVAGIHHSFAMGKGNTLTVAAEDPDTQLSNPAEGIMPVDQLPDVTVTARMERDWGHLQLGAVARSLGYDGNAGDGRRFAGGLQLSGSAAVGEQDLLLFGMLGGKGLARYTADLTGSGMDAVVTTDGRLQALSLYGGFVGYTHYWSPLWRSNLIYGQLTSGRNDALAADAFRQSRYGVFNLLWSPAPSWTMGMELLYGQLEQQSGQRGDTMRLQGSLQYNFIK; this is encoded by the coding sequence ATGCGTTTGTCTGTATTGACGGTCGCATGCGCGGCAGCACTCGCTGCGGCGCCGGTGTACGCGCAGGATTCGGCCGCCGCGTTGCGGCAGGATATCCAGACGCTGCGGCAGACGCTGGAGCAGATGGAGAAACGACTGCAGGCGATTGAATCCGGGCAGCCTCCACCTGCCTCGCCGGCCATCACGACGGCGACTGCCTCCGGTACGGGCGTCACGCCCGCCCCCTTGCCAGCGCCCCTGACGGCCCAGGCCCAGGTGCCGGGCATGGGCCAGGCGATTCTGCCGCAACGCGATTCCGTTGCCGATCCCTCCAGCGCCGCCTCCCGCCCGGACAGCGCCGCCGGGCCGACCGATCCCGAACTGAAAGGCTTCTTCGCGATCCCCAATACCGATACGCTGATCCGCATCGGCGGCTACGCCAAGCTCGACGCGATCGCCGATTCGCGCGCAGCCGGTGACCAGGAACAGTTCGTCACCTCGTCGATTCCGGTCGGCAGTGCGCACGGGGATGTCTCCAACTTCACGCTGCATGCCAAGCAGACCCGCTTCAGCTTCGAAGCGCGGCGCCCGACCACGCATGGCAACCTGCGCTTCTATCTGGAAAACGACTTCTTCGGCAGCAGCGACAGTTATCAGTTCCGTCTGCGCCATGCCTACGGGCAACTGGGCAATACCTACGCCGGTTATGGCTATTCCACGTTCATGGATGCCGACAGCCTGCCCGACACCCTGGATTTCGCCGGGCCGGGTGGGGCGGGGTACCTGCTCGTGGCCGGCATCCACCACAGCTTCGCAATGGGCAAGGGGAACACCCTGACCGTGGCGGCCGAGGATCCGGATACCCAGTTGAGCAACCCCGCCGAGGGGATCATGCCGGTGGACCAGCTGCCGGACGTCACCGTAACCGCGCGCATGGAGCGTGACTGGGGCCATCTGCAGCTGGGTGCGGTCGCACGCAGCCTGGGGTACGACGGCAATGCCGGCGATGGCCGGCGCTTTGCGGGTGGCCTGCAGCTCAGCGGCTCGGCCGCGGTGGGCGAACAGGACCTGCTGTTGTTCGGCATGCTCGGCGGCAAGGGCCTGGCCCGTTATACGGCCGACCTGACCGGTTCGGGCATGGACGCGGTGGTGACCACAGACGGGCGGCTGCAGGCGTTGTCGCTGTATGGCGGCTTCGTTGGTTACACCCATTACTGGTCGCCGCTGTGGCGCTCGAACCTGATCTACGGCCAGCTCACCAGTGGACGCAACGATGCGCTGGCCGCCGATGCGTTCCGCCAGAGCCGCTACGGCGTCTTCAACCTGCTCTGGAGCCCGGCCCCGTCCTGGACGATGGGCATGGAGCTGCTCTACGGGCAGCTGGAACAGCAGAGTGGACAACGCGGCGACACGATGCGGCTGCAGGGCAGCCTGCAATACAACTTTATCAAGTAA